In one Spirosoma rigui genomic region, the following are encoded:
- the fdhD gene encoding formate dehydrogenase accessory sulfurtransferase FdhD, translated as MSLVAPVTIHKIDGEMLTEAPDLLAVEEPLEIRLGFGPTDNREQRAVSVTMRTPGHDAELAMGFLFTEGIIHQPSDIVSCRHCVQDAHKEGNVIRVELHPDVVVDWARLSRNTFTSSSCGLCGKATIESVMALSPGRLSSDLMVEPSVLHALSGRVREVQRAFAYTGGIHAAALFDADGTLRIVREDIGRHNALDKLIGAAFWQGWLPLSQCGIFLSGRIGVELVQKSWLAGVPLLAAVGAPSSLAVEMATEAGMTLAGFVRDGRFNLYSEAQRVDRVGAEV; from the coding sequence ATGTCGCTCGTTGCCCCTGTTACAATTCACAAAATTGACGGCGAAATGCTGACTGAAGCCCCCGACCTGCTGGCCGTTGAAGAACCCCTCGAAATCCGGCTGGGCTTTGGCCCCACCGACAACCGGGAGCAACGGGCTGTGTCGGTAACGATGCGGACGCCCGGCCACGATGCTGAACTGGCGATGGGATTTCTGTTCACGGAGGGTATCATCCACCAACCGTCTGACATTGTCTCGTGCCGCCACTGTGTGCAGGATGCGCATAAGGAAGGTAACGTGATTCGGGTGGAGCTGCATCCGGATGTGGTTGTCGACTGGGCGCGGCTGTCCCGCAATACGTTCACTTCATCCAGTTGCGGACTGTGCGGCAAAGCCACCATCGAGTCGGTTATGGCGCTTTCGCCCGGCCGCCTTTCGTCCGATCTCATGGTCGAACCATCCGTTTTGCACGCCTTGTCTGGGCGGGTGCGCGAGGTGCAGCGGGCCTTTGCCTACACGGGTGGTATTCACGCGGCAGCGCTGTTCGATGCCGACGGGACGCTGCGCATTGTGCGGGAGGATATTGGCCGCCACAACGCCCTCGACAAGCTCATCGGAGCTGCTTTTTGGCAGGGCTGGCTGCCGCTTAGCCAGTGCGGTATTTTCTTGAGCGGGCGCATCGGCGTTGAGCTGGTGCAGAAAAGCTGGCTGGCAGGTGTGCCGCTACTGGCTGCCGTAGGAGCCCCGTCGAGTCTGGCCGTCGAGATGGCCACTGAAGCAGGCATGACCCTGGCCGGATTTGTGCGCGACGGACGGTTTAACCTGTACAGTGAAGCACAACGTGTGGATAGGGTAGGGGCCGAAGTCTGA
- a CDS encoding DUF5686 and carboxypeptidase-like regulatory domain-containing protein: protein MNKILRTTLSLLILGLALFPAGEASAQTQFTVTGLVTDAKTGEPVPFASVALVGRRVGTLSDENGRFSLTTKSLTDSLAVSSLGYATLRRYIDKERTSQAVDFKLESAGNALQEVVVRAGENPAFRVLRQVRKNRLLNDRNRLSAYECDSYVKTEIALSHVSDKMRKNPLIRRINEAMSRQDSLLDDEGHRLLPMLASESVSRYYLRSNPQRVREEVRKTRIKGVAVDDAGVSSQLLGGTGLVNQNFYNNYIPILGKDFASPIGDNWKNWYEFFLADTTQIGDRTCFEIQFEPKRPEDLTFVGKVWIDTLSFALCQIEARVGAGANLNYVRRLTIEQELEPTTDSASGSVATTGWLPVSLRLMADLVGVGKQSLGMRAQITLHNSNVVVNRPYPVAFYDQPIELSDTVATPNERFWSSVQRDLAGSDSLNRSDQKARQLIDSLRRVPVVRTAEAIGQIAVTGFYQLGGVDLGPYPYLFAYNTVEGLRTRLGFRTNEHFSRTWIIRGYGAYGTLDRRFKYGLELDYMLSRRRWTLLGTRISSDLERLGLTPELIGGNRMFYALSRFGRYRGAFNNHQREVFLRTEPVKGILITTTLGRRTFQPLFPFHYRVDPDLEDQSPLRSDILDTYWSVEARLSRKEKYVLDGNERITLGTKRAPVLTIRYTRGAKALGGDYSYSRITMRAQQMLRLGPLGQMTYLLSAGYTPSTLPAPLLFPHVGNPTPLLTVNTFNRMQFYEFVSDRFVAVHVQHKFEGLLFNRIPGIRKLNWRLVANADALWGSESRANRNVETYKPLPGGTKPVHIGVLNGRVPYVELGYGIDNIFKIFRIQGIHRLTYLGTTHNGMPVDKFVIKGSASFSF from the coding sequence ATGAATAAAATACTACGCACCACACTTTCTCTCTTGATCCTTGGTCTAGCCTTATTCCCGGCGGGGGAGGCTAGTGCACAAACCCAGTTTACCGTAACGGGTCTGGTGACCGATGCGAAAACGGGTGAGCCGGTACCTTTTGCCAGTGTGGCACTGGTGGGTCGCCGGGTAGGGACACTTTCTGACGAGAATGGCCGGTTTTCACTAACGACCAAAAGTTTAACCGATTCGCTGGCCGTCAGCTCGCTGGGCTACGCTACCTTACGCCGGTACATTGATAAAGAACGCACCTCCCAGGCCGTTGACTTTAAGCTCGAGTCGGCGGGCAACGCGCTCCAGGAAGTAGTGGTGCGGGCGGGCGAAAACCCGGCTTTTCGGGTGCTGCGTCAAGTGCGCAAAAATCGCCTGCTCAATGATCGCAACCGACTTTCGGCCTACGAATGCGATAGCTACGTAAAAACCGAGATTGCGCTCAGTCACGTATCAGACAAGATGCGTAAGAATCCGCTGATCCGGCGGATCAACGAAGCCATGAGCCGCCAGGATTCACTCCTCGACGACGAAGGTCACCGGCTGTTGCCCATGCTCGCGTCGGAGTCAGTCTCCCGCTATTACCTCCGCAGCAACCCGCAGCGGGTCCGGGAAGAAGTCCGGAAAACGCGCATCAAAGGCGTTGCCGTCGACGACGCGGGGGTAAGTTCCCAGCTGCTGGGTGGTACAGGCCTAGTCAATCAGAATTTTTACAACAACTACATTCCCATTCTGGGTAAAGATTTCGCGTCACCTATCGGCGATAACTGGAAAAACTGGTACGAGTTCTTCCTGGCCGACACCACACAGATCGGCGACCGGACCTGCTTCGAAATTCAGTTCGAGCCCAAGCGGCCCGAAGACCTCACGTTTGTGGGTAAAGTCTGGATCGATACGCTGTCGTTCGCCCTTTGCCAAATCGAAGCCCGGGTCGGAGCCGGGGCAAACCTGAACTACGTCCGGCGGCTTACGATTGAGCAGGAACTTGAGCCAACGACCGATTCGGCCTCCGGCTCGGTGGCTACGACGGGCTGGCTGCCAGTGAGTCTGCGGCTCATGGCCGACCTGGTCGGGGTGGGTAAACAGTCGCTCGGGATGCGCGCCCAGATAACGCTACACAACAGCAATGTCGTCGTAAACCGACCGTATCCCGTAGCCTTTTACGATCAGCCGATTGAACTGAGTGATACCGTAGCTACCCCGAACGAACGGTTCTGGAGTAGTGTACAGCGCGACCTGGCTGGTTCCGACTCCCTCAACCGGAGCGATCAGAAGGCCCGCCAGCTCATCGATTCGCTCCGGCGGGTACCTGTAGTCCGAACCGCCGAAGCCATCGGTCAGATCGCCGTAACGGGATTCTACCAGTTGGGCGGGGTAGACCTGGGGCCGTATCCGTATCTGTTTGCCTATAATACGGTTGAGGGCCTGCGTACCCGGCTCGGTTTCCGAACCAACGAACACTTCAGCCGCACCTGGATCATTCGGGGCTACGGGGCCTACGGTACGCTGGACCGGCGATTTAAGTACGGGCTGGAGCTTGACTATATGCTGTCGCGCAGACGCTGGACACTGCTGGGTACCCGCATATCGAGTGATCTGGAACGGCTTGGCTTAACGCCGGAGCTTATTGGGGGCAACCGTATGTTCTACGCACTAAGTCGGTTTGGTCGCTACCGGGGTGCGTTTAATAACCACCAGCGCGAAGTATTTCTGCGTACGGAGCCGGTAAAAGGTATCCTGATCACAACGACCCTGGGTCGGCGTACCTTCCAGCCGCTCTTCCCGTTTCATTACCGGGTTGACCCCGATCTGGAAGATCAATCGCCCCTGCGTTCCGACATTCTGGATACTTACTGGTCGGTAGAGGCCCGGCTGTCGCGGAAAGAGAAGTATGTGCTGGATGGTAACGAGCGTATTACGCTGGGGACTAAACGGGCGCCTGTACTGACTATTCGCTACACCCGCGGGGCCAAAGCGCTGGGCGGTGACTACAGCTATAGCCGGATTACTATGCGGGCGCAGCAGATGCTGCGGCTGGGGCCGCTCGGCCAGATGACGTACCTGCTGTCGGCGGGTTATACGCCCTCTACGTTACCCGCACCCCTGTTGTTCCCGCACGTTGGGAACCCGACTCCGCTGCTCACGGTGAATACCTTTAACCGGATGCAGTTCTACGAATTTGTCAGCGACCGGTTCGTGGCCGTTCACGTGCAGCATAAGTTCGAAGGGCTGCTCTTTAACCGTATCCCTGGAATCCGGAAGCTGAACTGGCGGCTGGTGGCCAATGCCGACGCGCTCTGGGGCAGTGAGTCGCGGGCCAACCGTAACGTGGAGACTTATAAACCATTACCCGGCGGGACAAAACCGGTTCATATTGGGGTGCTGAACGGCCGCGTGCCCTACGTTGAACTGGGCTATGGAATTGATAATATCTTTAAAATATTCCGCATCCAGGGTATTCATCGGCTAACGTATCTGGGCACCACGCACAATGGTATGCCCGTCGACAAGTTTGTCATTAAAGGGTCAGCTTCGTTCAGTTTCTGA
- a CDS encoding diacylglycerol/lipid kinase family protein — MSGGKGKTDWTVGINNYFADSPHTVELLYLNGKTDDETIPQTIATLKPDRVVAVGGDGTLKIVAEHLIDSGIPLGVLPAGSANGMARELGIPATIEESLAIVVEGQLRPVDLIDINDGELCLHLSDIGLNAQVVRHYEKNNLRGMFGYLRSVIEALRKRRQLRVEIQTDDECIQRVAFMVVLANARMYGTGAVINPDGDPSDGQFEVVIFRRLPIWGIVKLFWRYRPFDPRNVEILPATSIAIETHRKAYFQIDGEYRGRITKLKAHIKPGAITMLVPQPPN; from the coding sequence GTGTCAGGCGGGAAAGGCAAGACCGACTGGACAGTTGGGATCAACAACTATTTTGCCGACTCGCCCCACACAGTCGAGCTGCTTTACCTTAACGGGAAGACTGACGACGAAACGATACCACAGACAATTGCGACCCTGAAACCTGACCGGGTTGTAGCCGTTGGGGGCGATGGTACGCTGAAGATCGTGGCGGAACATCTGATCGACTCGGGTATTCCGCTGGGTGTTTTGCCGGCCGGGTCAGCCAATGGTATGGCCCGTGAACTGGGGATTCCGGCTACCATTGAAGAAAGCCTCGCTATTGTTGTCGAGGGCCAGCTCAGGCCGGTCGACCTCATCGACATCAACGACGGCGAACTATGCCTGCACCTAAGCGATATTGGCCTGAACGCGCAGGTGGTCAGGCATTACGAGAAGAACAACCTGCGGGGTATGTTTGGTTACCTGCGGAGCGTGATCGAAGCCCTGCGAAAAAGACGCCAGTTGCGGGTCGAGATTCAGACAGATGACGAGTGCATCCAGCGGGTAGCGTTCATGGTTGTGCTGGCGAATGCCCGCATGTACGGTACGGGGGCTGTTATCAACCCCGATGGAGACCCGTCCGATGGTCAGTTTGAAGTGGTTATCTTCCGTCGGTTACCCATCTGGGGTATTGTCAAACTTTTTTGGCGGTACCGCCCTTTCGACCCGAGAAACGTGGAAATCCTGCCAGCTACGTCAATCGCCATCGAAACACACCGCAAGGCTTACTTTCAGATTGATGGCGAATACCGGGGGCGTATTACGAAGCTGAAAGCTCATATCAAACCGGGAGCTATTACCATGCTCGTTCCTCAACCCCCCAACTAA